The following is a genomic window from Pseudomonas promysalinigenes.
GGCTACCACATCGACGTCGGACGGTTTGATGCCGGCTTGCTCCAGGCAGAATTTCGCCGACTCGTAGGGCATGCGGTTCTTCGCATGTTTGTCACGCACGAAGCGCTCTTCTTCGGCGGCGGCAACCAGCTTGCCGTCAATGTACAAGGCCGCGGAAGGGTCATGGCTAAGGGCGCCGGACAGGCCAAGAATCGTCAATGCCAAGGGATTAGCCTCTTCATTCGGTAGAGATGCGCCAGCGGCCTCATGGGCGGGTGGCGGCTAAAGGGCGAGATTATAACGCAAACAATGCGCGAGACACTGCATAACCTGCGCCAGCAGGCTGGCCCTGGGCGGCAGGCGCCGCAGGGCGAGCTTGCTGGCCAAGTGCCCGATTATTCGGCGATCAGCCAGTCCATGCGCCAGCTACCGGCAGTCTGCGCCAGCTCTTTGGCCAGCCAGGGCAGCAGCTCGCTCAGCTCTTGCTCAAGCCCCCAAGGCGGGTTGGCGATGGCCAGGCCCGAGCCATTGAGGCCCTGAGGGCTGTCTTGATGGTGCACGTACAGCTCCACCCGCAGCAGCTTGGGCGCGCCGGTGCTGGTCAAGTCCTGATAGAAGCGGGTCAGCGAGCGCTGATCCTTGATCGGGTACCAGATAGCCGCGACTGTCTGGCGCATACGGCCAATCGCCTCTTTCATCGCAGTGGTGCAGCGTTTGAGCTCGTCAGCCTGCTCGAATGGCGGGTCGATCAACATGATCGCGCGCTTTTCCTGCACCGGTAGCAGCGCCCGTGGCACATGCCAGCCCTCGCCCAGGTGCACCACCACGCGCGGGTCCTTTTTCATGTTCTCTTTGAGCAGCGGCCCGTCTTCGGGGTGCTTTTCGTTGAGCAGCGCCCGGTCCTGCTGGCGCATCAGCCGCCGAGCCAACTCGGGCGACCCTGGGTAGTAGCGCAACTGGCCATCGGCGTTGAGGCGCTTGATGATGCGCAAGTAGTCCGTCGCCATCGCCGGCAGATCATCACGGCCCCATAGGCGAGCCACCCCTTCAAGGTACTCGCCGGTGCGGGTCGCTTGATCACCTTGCAAATCGTAAAGGCCGAGGCCGGCGTGGGTATCGATGTAGGCGAACGGTTGTTCTTTGCGCGACATCAGGGCGATGAGGCGGGTCAGCACGATGTGCTTGAGAACGTCGGCGTGATTGCCGGCGTGGAAGGCGTGACGATAGTTCATGGCAACTCCTGCGCGGACGGCAAGTTTACCCGTTCATGGTGACGGCGTCAGGTGCTCCCCGTCCTGACCGGGACCCAATTCCAGCTCCGACCGCCGACCAGCGCTGCTGATACTCAAGCCTCCTACCAACCAGGAGTACCTGAAATGAAAGCCTCCATCAAAGCAGACGTGAATGGCACTGAAGTCAAACTCCACGGTGTACTGGGTATCACCAATGCCCCGTACACAGCAGTCGTGGAACTGACCAGGCCAGGCAACGTCATCGAAAACCGAGTGGTCTCCAGCTCCGGCGACACCACCTGGCAACTGACCCTGCAGGACTGTGAACCCGGCGAATACAGGGCATTGATCCGCCCTCGCGAGGAAAAGGCGTTCGAAGCAACGCTGTGCAAGTTCGCCGTTGCCAACTGAGCGCTCTAAAGCAGCCGACGGCATTGACTGCCGTCGGCTGCAATCACGTCACTTCTCGGCGTGGTACGCAGCATCCGCTGCTGCGAAACGCGCAGCCATGGACTTCGAAGGACTACCCAGCTTGCTCACCGCCACGATAGCGATACTGGCGAACAGGAAGCCTGGGATGATTTCGTAAAGGCCTAGGGTGTCGAAATTCTTCCACAGGATCACGGTCAGCGCGCCAACCACGATACCTGCCAGCGCACCGTTGCGAGTCATACCTTTCCACAGGACCGAGATCAGTACCACTGGGCCGAACGCTGCGCCGAAGCCGGCCCAAGCGTATGCAACCAGACCCAGCACGCGGTTTTCCGGGTTAGCAGCCATGGCAATGGCGATCAGAGCAACGGCGAGCACCATGAAGCGGCCTACCCAGACCAGCTCACGCTGAGATGCACCCTTGCGCAGGAAGGCTTTGTAGAAGTCCTCGGTCAATGCACTGGAGCAAACCAGCAACTGGCAGCTGAGGGTACTCATCACCGCCGCCAGGATGGCCGACAGCAGCACACCAGCGATCCATGGGTTGAACAGGATCTTGGCAAGCTCGATGAACACGCGCTCATGGTTTTCGGTGACCGGGCCTGCCTGATCCGGATGGGCAGAGAAGTAGGCGATACCGAAGAAGCCCACGGCGCAGGTGCCAGCCAGGCACAGGATCATCCAGGTCATGGAGATACGGCGAGCCTTGGCGATGGATTTCACCGAGTCGGCAGCCATGAAACGCGCCAGGATGTGAGGTTGGCCAAAGTAGCCCAGACCCCAGCCCAACAGCGAGATGATGCCGATGAAGGTGGCGCCTTTGAACATATCGAAATTGGCCGGGTTCTGCGCTTCGATGGCCATGAAGGTGGTATCGAAACCACCGGTCGAGATCAGCACGATCACCGGAGTGAGGATCAACGCAAAGATCATCAACGATGCCTGCACGGTGTCGGTCCAGCTCACCGCAAGGAAACCACCGATGAAGGTGTAGGCGATGGTGGCTGCGGCCCCTGCCCACAGAGCGGTTTCGTACGACATGCCGAAAGTGCTCTCGAACAGACGAGCGCCAGCAACGATGCCAGAAGCACAGTAAATGGTGAAGAACACCAGAATCACGATGGCCGAGATGATCCGCAGCAAGCCACTGGCATCTTCAAACCGGCTGGAGAAATAATCTGGCAGCGTCAACGCATCACCGTTGTGCTCGGTCTGCACGCGCAGACGGCCGGCGACGAACAACCAGTTCAGATAGGCACCAACGGTCAGGCCGATGGCAATCCAGGCCTCGGAAAGGCCGGCGAAGTAGATGGCACCCGGCAGGCCCATCAGCAGCCAACCGCTCATGTCGGAAGCGCCAGCCGAGAGTGCGGTAACCACACTGCCCAGGCTGCGTCCGCCAAGAATGTAATCGGAAAGGTTCTTTGTGGACCGATAAGCGGCGAAACCGATCAGTACCATAACCGCGATATAGATCACGAAAGTGATCGTTAGTGGATTGCCCATGCGTGTGCCCTGGCGTTTGTTTTTATGTCATGCGCAACCTTCGCGAAGTCGGTTGCACCCAGGCCGCGAATCCTATGCAACAACGCAAACCCGGTGCAACCCTTTTTCATTTGACAGTTGCACCCGGCCGTACCCTTTAGGAAAAATCCTGTTTCTTGCTTCTTTTTGGAGCAAAAGAGCGCCTACATAGAAGAAAACGCACCATAAAGGATTCTTTTCACACGGTAGGAAATCGCCTCAGACGAGTTGCACCTTTTCTTGTGAAAAAACGGGTTGCACCTGGTTGCACCCGAAATCTCCTACAGATAATCTTGATGCCAGCTTAAGCCACAGCCGTGGCAATAATGAGGATAAGAAATTGGCGACGACCACCCTTGGGGTCAAACTCGATGACCCGACCCGCGAACGACTCAAAGCAGCTGCGCAATCGATCGATCGCACGCCGCATTGGTTGATCAAGCAAGCGATCTTCAATTATCTGGAGAAGCTAGAGGGTGGTGCCACTTTGACCGAGCTTAACGGCCATGCAAACAGCTTGGTTGACGATGCCGGGGAAGTCCAGCCAGACCACGCCCACCAGTGCTTCCTCGAATTTGCCGAAAGCATTCTGCCGCAGTCGGTATTGCGCTCGGCGATCACCGCCGCTTATCGCCGCCCTGAGCAGGAAGTGGTGCCGATGCTTCTTGAGCAGGCGCGCCTTAGCACTGCCCAGGCGGAAGCGACCAACAAGCTGGCCGCAAGCATTGCCGAGAAACTGCGCAATCAGAAGAGCGCTGGCGGCCGTG
Proteins encoded in this region:
- a CDS encoding 23S rRNA (adenine(2030)-N(6))-methyltransferase RlmJ, which translates into the protein MNYRHAFHAGNHADVLKHIVLTRLIALMSRKEQPFAYIDTHAGLGLYDLQGDQATRTGEYLEGVARLWGRDDLPAMATDYLRIIKRLNADGQLRYYPGSPELARRLMRQQDRALLNEKHPEDGPLLKENMKKDPRVVVHLGEGWHVPRALLPVQEKRAIMLIDPPFEQADELKRCTTAMKEAIGRMRQTVAAIWYPIKDQRSLTRFYQDLTSTGAPKLLRVELYVHHQDSPQGLNGSGLAIANPPWGLEQELSELLPWLAKELAQTAGSWRMDWLIAE
- the putP gene encoding sodium/proline symporter PutP, with amino-acid sequence MGNPLTITFVIYIAVMVLIGFAAYRSTKNLSDYILGGRSLGSVVTALSAGASDMSGWLLMGLPGAIYFAGLSEAWIAIGLTVGAYLNWLFVAGRLRVQTEHNGDALTLPDYFSSRFEDASGLLRIISAIVILVFFTIYCASGIVAGARLFESTFGMSYETALWAGAAATIAYTFIGGFLAVSWTDTVQASLMIFALILTPVIVLISTGGFDTTFMAIEAQNPANFDMFKGATFIGIISLLGWGLGYFGQPHILARFMAADSVKSIAKARRISMTWMILCLAGTCAVGFFGIAYFSAHPDQAGPVTENHERVFIELAKILFNPWIAGVLLSAILAAVMSTLSCQLLVCSSALTEDFYKAFLRKGASQRELVWVGRFMVLAVALIAIAMAANPENRVLGLVAYAWAGFGAAFGPVVLISVLWKGMTRNGALAGIVVGALTVILWKNFDTLGLYEIIPGFLFASIAIVAVSKLGSPSKSMAARFAAADAAYHAEK